The following proteins come from a genomic window of Polyangiaceae bacterium:
- a CDS encoding L-histidine N(alpha)-methyltransferase, translated as MPRLLPGGRRRGDSTLSRREIVDGERLFVELGCGSARKVKLLFDAALRGRASTRLTYTPIDLSKGALSATKAEIEESYPDG; from the coding sequence CTGCCCCGACTACTACCTGGTGGACGCCGAAGAGGAGATTCTACGCTCTCGCGCCGGGAAATCGTCGACGGAGAACGACTGTTCGTCGAGCTCGGCTGTGGCTCCGCCCGCAAGGTCAAGTTGCTGTTCGACGCCGCCTTGCGCGGGCGGGCGAGCACCCGGCTCACATACACGCCCATCGACCTCTCCAAGGGCGCGCTGTCCGCGACCAAGGCGGAGATCGAGGAGTCCTACCCGGACGGGTAA
- a CDS encoding protein kinase — translation MAKETLIQFDSPRQASVCPSCGQHFSGDARFCPFDGEPLGADAEWDPDEDPLLGGVVDGRYQVEHVLGEGGMGTVYAVRHVTLGRRFALKALRRDLAQDSDLPPRFIQEAKAAAAVSHPNVVQITDFGTLPSGQPYFVMELLDGVPLSRVIRDGGPVPVQRAVGIAAQVAQALAAAHVAGVVHRDLKPDNIQVSPMGDRDLVKVLDFGLAKVAGGSRFTRAGMVFGTPHYMSPEQAAGEPSDHRVDVYALGIVLYEMLTGKLPFEADTFMGVLTKHIYMTPSLPSQVLGDARVLGPLEAVVMRCLEKKPDKRFASMDELLAELESAAGALGFSEAPISDAPTSRRSVPVVSSPAPTVIDSVQLPIVKRRFPPWVVVGGVLLLLVVVAAFGLGGQSSPAGAASASPVPSAPDTATPAEPIVSAADQPPESPQVEVSASAPAPAPEPPKAATGAAVPAPPAPSHSDKPPAQKPPKSGTFGGSEIVDPWGK, via the coding sequence GTGGCCAAGGAGACGCTCATCCAGTTCGACTCGCCGCGGCAGGCGTCGGTGTGCCCGAGCTGCGGCCAGCATTTCTCCGGCGACGCGCGCTTCTGTCCCTTCGACGGCGAGCCCTTGGGCGCGGACGCCGAGTGGGACCCGGACGAAGATCCGTTGCTCGGCGGCGTGGTGGACGGTCGCTATCAGGTCGAGCACGTGCTCGGGGAGGGCGGCATGGGTACCGTGTACGCGGTGCGCCACGTGACGCTGGGCCGTCGCTTCGCGCTCAAGGCCCTGCGCCGGGACCTGGCCCAGGACTCGGATCTTCCGCCGCGCTTCATCCAAGAGGCGAAGGCCGCTGCTGCCGTGAGCCACCCCAACGTGGTGCAGATCACGGATTTCGGCACCCTGCCGAGCGGGCAGCCCTATTTCGTGATGGAGCTCCTGGACGGCGTGCCCCTGAGCCGCGTGATCCGCGACGGGGGTCCCGTGCCCGTCCAGCGCGCGGTGGGCATCGCGGCTCAGGTCGCCCAGGCGCTCGCTGCCGCCCATGTGGCCGGCGTCGTGCATCGCGATCTGAAGCCGGACAACATCCAGGTGTCGCCCATGGGCGATCGCGATCTGGTCAAGGTGCTCGACTTCGGCTTGGCGAAGGTGGCGGGAGGTAGCCGCTTCACGCGGGCGGGCATGGTGTTCGGTACGCCCCACTACATGAGCCCGGAACAAGCCGCGGGGGAACCCAGCGACCATCGCGTGGACGTGTACGCGCTCGGCATCGTTCTGTACGAAATGCTCACGGGCAAGCTGCCCTTCGAAGCCGACACCTTCATGGGAGTGCTGACCAAGCACATCTACATGACGCCGTCGTTACCCAGCCAGGTGCTGGGGGACGCGCGCGTCCTGGGTCCTCTCGAAGCGGTCGTGATGCGCTGCCTGGAGAAGAAGCCCGACAAGCGCTTCGCCTCCATGGACGAGCTGCTCGCGGAGCTGGAAAGCGCTGCCGGTGCCCTGGGCTTCAGCGAGGCGCCGATCTCCGACGCGCCGACGTCGCGCCGCTCGGTTCCGGTGGTGTCGTCCCCGGCGCCGACGGTCATCGACTCCGTGCAGCTGCCGATCGTGAAGCGACGCTTTCCGCCCTGGGTCGTGGTCGGTGGCGTGCTGTTGCTGCTGGTGGTCGTGGCGGCGTTCGGCCTGGGCGGCCAGTCGTCCCCCGCCGGGGCGGCCAGTGCGTCCCCGGTGCCCTCGGCGCCGGACACCGCCACGCCGGCGGAGCCGATCGTTTCCGCGGCGGACCAACCCCCAGAATCCCCCCAGGTCGAGGTCTCGGCGTCGGCCCCGGCGCCGGCCCCCGAGCCCCCAAAGGCCGCGACGGGCGCGGCGGTCCCGGCTCCCCCGGCGCCTT
- a CDS encoding L-histidine N(alpha)-methyltransferase → MEPRHGHFDEVLESIPDAAGKVILFFGGSLGNIETLADTVEFLRSMRERMTVHDRFLIGIDLHKDEEILRRAYEAGHANHAFFMNMLRRINNELDANFDLTAFEQESTYDRDEPYEGIENRCVNMKLATTVPRPCTSSASWTWKCGSPPETPCRWARRASSAARTFPSFSLCPAFSCVGSGSTAAATP, encoded by the coding sequence GTGGAGCCGCGCCATGGGCACTTCGACGAGGTGCTCGAAAGCATCCCCGACGCCGCCGGAAAAGTGATCCTGTTCTTCGGCGGCTCCCTGGGGAACATCGAGACCCTTGCCGATACGGTGGAGTTCTTGCGGTCGATGCGAGAGCGCATGACGGTGCACGATCGCTTCCTGATCGGCATCGATCTGCACAAGGACGAAGAGATCCTGCGTCGCGCCTACGAAGCCGGGCACGCGAACCACGCTTTCTTCATGAACATGCTCCGGCGCATCAACAACGAGCTGGATGCCAACTTCGACTTGACGGCCTTCGAGCAGGAATCCACCTACGACCGAGACGAGCCCTACGAAGGCATCGAGAACCGCTGCGTGAACATGAAGCTCGCCACGACGGTCCCCAGGCCGTGTACATCATCGGCAAGCTGGACATGGAAGTGCGGCTCGCCGCCGGAGACGCCGTGCAGGTGGGCACGTCGCGCAAGTTCCGCCGCGAGGACATTCCCAAGCTTCTCTCTCTGTCCGGCCTTCAGCTGCGTCGGCAGTGGCTCGACAGCCGCGGCTACTCCGTGA
- a CDS encoding NTP transferase domain-containing protein, with translation MSQAMILCAGLGTRLRPLTDELPKPLVPVGDRPLLAHITARLRSQGIHQVVLNTHHLPRAFDSVYEWLDVEVKVVHEPEIRGTAGGVAGARRHFSSAPVLVWNGDILADPPVGRLLEGAALGGACLAVAPRGRGEGTVGLDADGHVVRVRGEQFGDEVAGGDYLGIAALGARTLRALPDKGCLIGDVVLPELRAGGVVPSVRVAGRWSDLGDVASYMEENQRFLDERGVESWIAPRSTVMDSVSPERSIVGPGAHVFGYGKLRRVVVWPGAEVRAPLDNAVVTRSGRIVRIA, from the coding sequence ATGTCGCAGGCGATGATCTTGTGTGCGGGCCTGGGTACCCGCCTGCGGCCACTGACCGACGAGCTGCCCAAGCCCTTGGTGCCCGTGGGAGACCGCCCGCTCTTGGCGCACATCACCGCCCGGCTACGGTCCCAGGGCATCCATCAAGTGGTGCTGAACACGCACCATCTGCCGCGGGCTTTCGACAGTGTGTACGAGTGGTTGGACGTGGAAGTCAAAGTGGTGCACGAGCCCGAGATCCGGGGCACCGCGGGCGGCGTGGCGGGAGCCCGGCGCCACTTCTCCTCCGCTCCCGTGCTGGTCTGGAACGGTGACATCCTCGCTGATCCGCCGGTGGGTCGCTTGCTGGAAGGCGCCGCCCTCGGCGGTGCGTGCTTGGCCGTGGCGCCGCGCGGCCGCGGCGAAGGCACCGTGGGCCTCGACGCCGACGGCCACGTGGTGCGGGTGCGGGGTGAGCAGTTCGGAGACGAGGTGGCGGGGGGCGACTACCTGGGCATCGCCGCCCTTGGCGCTCGCACCCTGCGCGCGTTGCCGGACAAGGGCTGTCTCATCGGCGACGTGGTCCTGCCGGAGCTCCGCGCCGGCGGTGTAGTGCCCAGCGTGCGGGTCGCCGGGCGCTGGAGTGATCTCGGAGACGTGGCGAGCTACATGGAGGAAAACCAACGCTTTTTGGACGAGCGCGGGGTGGAGAGCTGGATCGCACCGCGCTCCACGGTGATGGACTCCGTGAGCCCCGAGCGCAGCATCGTGGGTCCCGGCGCCCACGTGTTCGGCTACGGCAAGCTCCGGCGGGTGGTGGTGTGGCCGGGCGCGGAAGTGCGCGCGCCCCTCGACAACGCCGTGGTCACCCGCTCCGGGCGTATCGTGCGCATCGCGTAG
- a CDS encoding class I SAM-dependent methyltransferase has protein sequence MSSTSPDTTSTPPQSTSANNGVARRERIWKRAYEAKSRSQLRDLYRDWATTYDEDHEAIGFFGHVRAAEIVEKFVPFKDVSPVLDAGAGTGAAGVELAKRGFGHLTAVDLSDAMLEQAAAKGVYQHVVQADLGFPLDALPNSHFAAAVLVGVFSFGQAPAHTLDEITRVVKPGGVVVFTMRTDFFESDAMGVRSRMEALEKDGVWQQVHLTEPEQYLPKKDPKAMFRVWCYRVQDAQLSETESEFESAVRRAMASPSRVKRLDHCHI, from the coding sequence GTGAGCTCGACCAGTCCGGACACGACTTCCACCCCGCCCCAATCCACCTCGGCCAACAACGGCGTCGCACGCCGAGAGCGCATCTGGAAGCGCGCATATGAGGCGAAGAGTCGCTCACAGTTGCGGGATCTGTACCGAGACTGGGCCACCACCTACGACGAAGATCACGAGGCCATCGGCTTCTTTGGCCACGTTCGCGCCGCAGAGATCGTGGAGAAATTCGTCCCTTTCAAGGACGTTTCGCCGGTCCTGGACGCTGGCGCAGGCACGGGCGCTGCGGGCGTCGAGCTCGCCAAGCGCGGCTTCGGCCACTTGACCGCCGTCGATCTCTCGGACGCGATGCTGGAGCAAGCCGCTGCCAAGGGCGTCTACCAGCACGTCGTGCAGGCGGACCTGGGCTTTCCTCTGGACGCGCTTCCGAACAGTCACTTCGCCGCCGCGGTGCTGGTGGGCGTGTTCTCCTTCGGCCAAGCTCCGGCGCATACCCTCGACGAGATCACGCGCGTCGTGAAGCCCGGCGGCGTAGTCGTGTTCACCATGCGCACGGACTTCTTCGAGAGTGACGCGATGGGGGTGCGCTCGAGGATGGAGGCGCTCGAGAAGGACGGCGTCTGGCAGCAGGTCCACCTCACCGAGCCCGAGCAGTACCTGCCCAAGAAGGACCCGAAGGCGATGTTTCGGGTGTGGTGCTATCGAGTGCAGGACGCTCAGCTGTCGGAAACGGAGAGCGAGTTCGAGAGCGCCGTGCGCCGCGCGATGGCCAGCCCCTCTCGGGTGAAGCGGCTCGACCACTGCCACATCTGA
- a CDS encoding SPOR domain-containing protein, whose translation MDSVNVRNLEQIQEEDPKRRSSRLGTLLLASLGGAALVVVGVMSSKRSGPPATSKDDPLAALVAASKNDDLPPEKLDGRDVTFPGILSDKDTPTTALAAVKDERGRLVKQDELSLPPGAPSTPPPATDRLPVVPLPAGTLLSSTPVTTEPKDSLTEMAAEASKVEPTDIAPAGSDGGYQLQVASFKDAADADAFVQDLRKRGHRAFRQAAYVPNRGLWHRVRIGPFKTKYQAILYKKKFESSERVTPFVVDPSRVELDEKIRAAKLAARKRKYGRE comes from the coding sequence ATGGATTCGGTGAACGTGCGCAACCTGGAACAGATCCAGGAGGAGGATCCCAAGCGGCGCTCGTCGCGACTGGGCACGCTCCTGCTCGCGTCCTTGGGCGGGGCTGCACTGGTGGTCGTGGGCGTGATGAGCTCCAAGCGGAGCGGTCCGCCGGCCACTTCGAAGGACGACCCCTTGGCGGCCCTGGTGGCCGCGTCCAAGAACGACGACCTGCCGCCGGAAAAGCTCGACGGTCGCGACGTCACCTTCCCCGGCATCCTGAGCGACAAGGACACGCCCACCACGGCCCTCGCGGCGGTGAAGGACGAGCGCGGTCGCCTCGTGAAGCAGGACGAGCTTTCGCTGCCCCCCGGCGCGCCGAGCACGCCGCCGCCGGCCACGGATCGCCTGCCGGTGGTGCCGCTGCCCGCGGGCACGCTGCTGTCGAGCACGCCCGTCACCACCGAGCCCAAGGACTCCCTGACGGAGATGGCGGCGGAGGCGTCCAAGGTGGAGCCGACGGACATCGCCCCAGCCGGCAGCGACGGCGGCTACCAGCTGCAGGTCGCGAGCTTCAAGGATGCAGCGGACGCCGACGCTTTCGTTCAGGATCTGCGCAAGCGGGGGCATCGCGCGTTTCGACAGGCGGCGTACGTGCCGAACCGGGGCCTGTGGCACCGCGTTCGCATCGGCCCCTTCAAGACCAAGTATCAGGCCATCCTGTACAAGAAGAAGTTCGAGAGCAGCGAGCGCGTGACGCCCTTCGTGGTCGACCCGAGTCGCGTGGAGCTGGACGAGAAGATCCGCGCCGCGAAGCTCGCCGCCCGCAAGCGCAAGTACGGCCGCGAGTAG
- the nikR gene encoding nickel-responsive transcriptional regulator NikR — MKKLVRFGVAMEQDLLERFDRIVEKRGYQNRSEALRDLVRRELDQDAWQHGKHTVATITLVYDHHVRELTDRLTDIQHDHGAYIISTLHVHLDHDHCMEVIAAKGPARQIKAMAERLIGTKGVQSGDVVAARLPKS, encoded by the coding sequence ATGAAGAAGCTGGTGCGCTTCGGCGTGGCGATGGAGCAGGACTTGTTGGAGCGCTTCGACCGCATCGTGGAGAAGCGGGGCTACCAGAACCGCTCCGAAGCGCTTCGCGACCTGGTGCGGCGGGAGCTGGACCAAGACGCTTGGCAGCACGGCAAGCACACCGTCGCCACCATCACGCTGGTGTACGACCACCACGTGCGCGAGCTGACGGATCGCCTCACGGACATCCAGCACGACCACGGCGCGTACATCATCTCCACGCTCCACGTGCACCTGGATCACGACCACTGCATGGAGGTCATTGCCGCCAAGGGCCCGGCCCGGCAGATCAAGGCGATGGCGGAGCGGCTGATCGGCACCAAGGGCGTCCAGAGCGGGGACGTCGTGGCCGCCCGCCTGCCCAAGAGCTGA
- a CDS encoding anthranilate synthase component I family protein, whose translation MFARVLDVAPDPLRLCRALGDRPGIALLWSATGGASYLGAEPLAEAGALDPEPSLAIAPLEQDFGHVPRWVGVLPYEARRSLERRGDAATDPRPAPHVSSVRWCRYGAMAEIDDRGVRVVGDDAASVARLAAALDGPPRAVASHIDLLGPTEPARRHEERIRAALELIAKGELYQVNLARRFRFRVQGHPLGQLERMSRRARAPYAAWLRLGELDVVSTTPELLLRLSPDRRLLTSPIKGTRPRGADAQRDRALAVELEGDPKERAELAMIIDVERNDLGRVAVSGSVRLLGPPRVVTHPSVHHRVAHVSARLRPELGRRELLEAMLPSGSVTGAPKIRAMDAIRALEAERRGLYTGGFGVVRHDGGMELGMAIRTLTVVDGEGHYFAGGGIVADSDPAREVEETLWKSVQLLGSGERGQKLV comes from the coding sequence GTGTTTGCCCGCGTGCTCGATGTGGCGCCGGACCCGCTGCGCTTGTGCCGCGCCTTGGGCGATCGTCCGGGCATCGCGCTCTTGTGGAGCGCGACGGGCGGAGCTTCGTATCTGGGCGCGGAGCCGCTCGCGGAGGCCGGCGCGCTCGACCCCGAGCCCAGCCTCGCCATCGCGCCCCTCGAGCAGGACTTCGGCCACGTGCCCCGCTGGGTGGGCGTGCTGCCCTACGAGGCACGCCGCAGCCTCGAACGCCGGGGCGATGCTGCGACAGATCCCAGGCCCGCGCCGCACGTGTCTTCCGTCCGCTGGTGTCGGTACGGCGCGATGGCCGAGATCGACGACCGGGGCGTGCGGGTCGTCGGAGACGACGCCGCGAGCGTGGCGCGGCTCGCGGCGGCGCTGGACGGCCCGCCGCGGGCCGTCGCCTCCCACATCGACCTTCTGGGTCCGACGGAGCCGGCGCGGCGGCACGAGGAGCGCATCCGGGCGGCCCTCGAGCTGATCGCGAAGGGTGAGCTCTACCAAGTGAATCTCGCTCGACGTTTTCGCTTTCGCGTCCAGGGACATCCCCTCGGCCAGCTCGAGCGCATGAGTCGACGAGCGCGCGCGCCCTATGCCGCCTGGCTCCGGCTCGGTGAGCTGGACGTCGTGAGCACGACCCCGGAGCTGTTGCTCCGTTTGTCCCCCGACCGGCGCCTGCTCACGTCGCCCATCAAAGGCACGCGCCCGCGGGGTGCGGACGCCCAGCGCGACCGCGCCCTCGCCGTCGAGCTCGAGGGAGATCCCAAAGAGCGCGCCGAGCTCGCCATGATCATCGACGTCGAGCGCAACGATCTCGGCCGCGTGGCCGTCAGCGGCTCGGTGCGTCTTCTGGGTCCGCCGCGGGTGGTCACGCATCCGTCCGTCCACCATCGCGTGGCCCACGTCTCGGCCCGCCTCCGGCCCGAGCTCGGGCGCCGGGAGCTGCTCGAGGCCATGCTGCCCAGCGGCAGCGTCACGGGCGCCCCGAAGATCCGCGCCATGGACGCCATCCGGGCGCTCGAGGCGGAACGTCGGGGGCTGTACACCGGCGGCTTCGGCGTGGTGCGTCACGACGGCGGCATGGAGCTTGGAATGGCCATCCGCACGTTGACGGTCGTGGACGGCGAAGGGCACTACTTCGCGGGCGGCGGCATCGTCGCGGACAGCGATCCGGCGCGGGAAGTGGAGGAGACGCTCTGGAAATCCGTGCAGCTCCTGGGCTCCGGTGAACGAGGCCAAAAACTGGTCTGA
- a CDS encoding SPFH domain-containing protein — protein sequence MGIVDFVKGGVQRMMIARPDDQKDKVVYKHPDQTFPFWSQLTVDSDEVCLFFKDGQYVGGLGAGRHTLQTQNIPFLNSLIDKFTGGNVFISELYFVTTRPLYNQGFGGPIGSMRDPELDIRVNPRVFGTYSYKVADPVKFVLEFVGQSGSADPDQAMQWVRDQLVMGLKSTLTRLIKAGDMTMMDLGSCGPDVARAIVADCPDMAKIGVQVLEIAKLNINLSEEDQARIDEFQDQIVQAKIDARKAKIGVSQAEAEAQQKQYQLDQEFANRARYVNQLDVGRYQQYAQAEAMMGLGEGLAQGGGEGTAGAGMAAGMGLGAGMMYGARAPGPGYPPQGYPPQGYPPPGYPPQGYPPPGYGYPPQQGYPPQGQQGYPPQGQQGAPPGYGPPPGYGPPPGYGPPPGYGPPPQGAPPQGAPPQGAPPQGAPPQGAAPQGAAPGAPPPAAAPQGNNCPKCGAQTPPNGKFCAECGTQLGG from the coding sequence ATGGGTATCGTGGATTTCGTCAAGGGTGGCGTGCAGCGCATGATGATCGCGCGGCCGGACGACCAGAAAGACAAGGTCGTCTACAAGCACCCGGATCAGACGTTTCCGTTTTGGAGCCAACTCACCGTCGATTCCGACGAGGTCTGCTTGTTCTTCAAGGACGGGCAGTACGTGGGTGGCCTCGGTGCCGGTCGTCATACGTTGCAGACGCAGAACATTCCGTTCCTGAACTCGCTGATCGACAAGTTCACGGGCGGCAACGTCTTCATCAGCGAGCTGTACTTCGTCACCACTCGCCCGCTGTACAACCAAGGCTTCGGCGGCCCCATCGGATCGATGCGCGATCCGGAGCTCGACATCCGGGTGAACCCGCGAGTGTTCGGCACCTACTCCTACAAGGTCGCGGACCCGGTGAAGTTCGTCCTCGAGTTCGTGGGCCAGAGCGGCTCGGCGGATCCCGATCAGGCGATGCAGTGGGTGCGCGATCAGCTGGTGATGGGCCTGAAGTCCACGCTCACCCGCCTGATCAAGGCCGGCGACATGACCATGATGGACCTCGGCAGCTGCGGTCCCGACGTGGCGCGCGCCATCGTGGCGGACTGCCCGGACATGGCGAAGATCGGCGTCCAGGTCCTCGAGATCGCCAAGCTGAACATCAATCTGTCGGAGGAAGATCAGGCGCGGATCGACGAGTTCCAGGACCAGATCGTCCAAGCCAAGATCGACGCGCGCAAGGCCAAGATCGGCGTCTCCCAGGCCGAGGCGGAAGCGCAGCAGAAGCAGTATCAGCTGGATCAGGAATTCGCGAACCGCGCCCGCTACGTGAACCAGCTCGACGTGGGTCGCTACCAACAATACGCCCAGGCCGAGGCCATGATGGGTCTCGGCGAAGGGTTGGCGCAGGGCGGTGGCGAGGGCACGGCCGGCGCCGGCATGGCCGCCGGCATGGGTCTCGGCGCCGGCATGATGTACGGCGCCCGCGCCCCCGGACCAGGCTATCCGCCGCAAGGCTATCCGCCCCAGGGCTATCCACCGCCGGGCTATCCGCCGCAAGGTTATCCGCCGCCGGGCTACGGCTACCCTCCGCAGCAGGGCTACCCGCCCCAGGGTCAGCAGGGCTATCCGCCTCAGGGACAGCAGGGCGCGCCGCCCGGCTACGGTCCGCCCCCTGGTTATGGTCCGCCCCCTGGGTACGGTCCGCCTCCTGGGTACGGTCCGCCGCCGCAAGGCGCACCGCCGCAAGGCGCGCCGCCGCAAGGCGCGCCGCCGCAGGGCGCACCGCCGCAAGGTGCAGCGCCGCAAGGTGCAGCGCCGGGGGCGCCGCCGCCGGCCGCGGCCCCTCAGGGGAACAACTGCCCGAAGTGCGGCGCGCAGACGCCGCCCAACGGGAAGTTCTGCGCCGAGTGCGGCACTCAGCTCGGCGGTTGA